From the Endozoicomonas sp. Mp262 genome, the window CCATTGCTGGTTAAGCCTCTATTGAGATGGGTTTTCCATTTCAAAAGACAACAATAAAAACCAGTTATACGTTACCCCTCGTGATCCATTGAAAACCGGTTTGATCCAAATCACTGGATGAGATTTGTACGTACCAGCCAGGATTATTTTGTGCTATTGTCCCGAACATTTTTAAGGCCAGGCTGTACCTAGTACTCCATTTAAATGTACTTCCCGGGTTCAGCTATCGGTCCATTCCTGTCACTTTCGACGAAGGAAAAATCATGAACGTACTGAAAATGACCGATCTGGATCTGTCCGGAAAACGCGTGCTGATTCGCGAAGACCTGAATGTTCCGGTCAAGGACGGTAAAGTTACCAGCGATGCCCGCATTCTGGCATCCCTGCCCACCATCAAACTTGCTCTTGAAGCCGGTGCCAGAGTGATGGCTACCTCTCACCTGGGTCGTCCTACAGAAGGCGAGTATGATGAGCAGTTTTCCCTGAAGCCTGTGGCCGATTACATCAGTGATTTGCTGGGTAAAGAAGTTCGACTGGTTAAAGACTGGGTTGATGGTGGTTTCGAGGTTGCAGAAGGCGAGCTGGTTATCCTGGAAAATGTCCGCTTTAACAAGGGCGAGAAAAAGGATAATGAAGCGCTGTCCTGCAAAATGGCAGCCCTGTGTGACGTTTATGTAATGGACGCCTTTGGCACCGCGCACCGTGCCCAGGCTTCCACCCACGGTGTTGGTAAATTTGCGGCTGTTGCCTGCTCCGGTCCACTGCTGTCAGGAGAACTGGATGCACTGGGCAAGGCCCTGGGTGAGCCAGCCCGTCCGATGACTGCCATTGTTGGTGGCTCCAAGGTTTCCACTAAGCTGACAGTACTGGAATCCCTGTCCGAAATCTGCGACCAGCTGATTGTTGGTGGTGGCATTGCCAACACCTTCCTGGCAGCGGCGGGTAAAAATGTAGGCAAGTCCCTGTATGAGCAAGACCTGATTCCCCAAGCCAAGGCGCTGATGGAAAAGGTTAATGTACCTATGCCTGTGGATGTGATCTGCGGCAAGAAGTTCGACGAAAATGAGCCAGCGGTTATCAAGACTGTGGATGAAGTCTGTGATGACGATATGATTTTTGATGTTGGCCCGGAAACTCAAAAACTGTTCGCTGAAGTTCTGAAAAGCGCTAAAACTATTCTCTGGAATGGCCCTGTGGGGGTATTTGAGTTTGATCAGTTTGGTGAAGGAACCAAGTCCCTTGCCATGGCGATTGCAGAATCTTCCGCATTCTCTATCGCCGGTGGTGGTGATACCCTGGCTGCCATTGATAAATACGGCATCAAGGAAAAAGTATCCTATATTTCCACCGGTGGCGGTGCTTTCCTTGAGTTTGTTGAAGGAAAAACCCTTCCTGCCGTGGCAATGTTGAAAGAAGCCGCTGCAAAATAGTGGCTTACCAGCAAAGCGGCGATTTGCGCTGCTTTGCTGAATAATAAAAAATCAATAGCCTTCTCTTTTTCTATTTATACGACAAAAGACTTTTCATGCCCGACTGTTTATATCATTAGTTTTTATTTATACTGAAAATCACGGGTATTGTGTTTAAAATAGCACTAGTTAGTGCCTGTTTTCTGTAGTAACAGACCAGCATAGATTATAAGAAAAAAGCAAACCCGAATGTTGCTTACCCGACTGATGACAACAGTATTACTGTAGCAAGGGAAGGTAGTATTTGTTGCATGACTCTGCACGTTGAAGTGACCTGTTTTATATTCATGTAACCTCTGTGGCTTAAAAGTACTAAGAATGGAATATTCAGGGATATAGTATGTCGCGTATGAAAGAAGGCTGGTATCTGCTTAAAGCCAGGACAAAACAAGAACAGCGAGCTTATGAAAATCTTGAAAATCAGGGTTTTGACGCATTTTGCCCCATCATAAAGCGGCAAGAAAAAGGAAAAGTAATAAAAGAAGAGGTTCTATTTCCCGGTTACCTTTTTCTGTATCTGGATCTTAAAGACCTTGACCGGTATTACCTGATTCGCTCAACAAGAGGCGTGTCAACTGTCGTTCAGTTTAATCAAGTCAGTCGCAGGCTACTGGAAGATGGAAGACTTCCGGCAAACAGTGGTAATGAACTAAAAGAGCTTTTACCCCAGCCCATACCTAATGGCGAGAACATTATTTCCCAGATTAAGGAAATGGTGGTATTCCTGGAACAGTCCCGGGATAGCGATGCGGTTTTTCACACCGGTGATGTGGTCACGGTCTGCAACCCCTTATTTGATCACCTTAAGGCCACCTTTATAAAAGGAATCAGTGTAGACCGTGGGGTTATCCTCATTGAATATATCAAGCAGCAGCGCAGTATCGATGGTACAGTTGAAGAAAAGCACACAAGACCTCCCAGGAAATTAACGGTAAAGCTGAAAGACCTGAAAAAAGCCGATGGATATCAAGGCCACTAAAGAATCAATGCCAGCCCTGGATTTCTCAGGGCGCTCAATGTTGCCGGAGCACCAGGCCTACAATCACTATTACGGACTGGGTCTTGAGACTCAGATACCAGGGATCTCTCACCAGTTTGGCTATATAGACAGTGGCCACTATCGGCTGGCCTGTCATAGCTACCAACCGGCAAAGCCCAAAGGCACTTTTTTCCTGTTACATGGCTATTATGACCATACGGGTCTTTTCCGGCATATTATCCGGTATTTTCTGGAGCAGAATTACTGTGTATTCGTCTATGATTTGCCAGGTCATGGGCTATCAAGTGGACCATCGGCTACTATACCGGACTTTTCCATATACAGCCTGTTGCTGGAAAATATCCTTAACTACTGTGAAAGCAACTTACCCAAACCCTGGAATGTCTATGGACAAAGTACGGGGTGTGCAATCATTACAGACTATTTGGTAAACCATAGTCGCCAACTTAATCCTCCCAAATTTAAGCAGGTGGTGCTTTCTGCTCCGCTGGTTCGCCCCTATTTATGGAATCTCGGTCGGGTACAGCTATACCTTACCCGTCCTTTCCTTAAGCAGATTCCCAGAAAGTTTACCGATAATTGCCGGGATCAATCCTTTCTGGCCTTTGCCCGGGAGGATCCTCTGGCGCCGAGGATTCTTCCTGTGGAATGGGTCAATGCCATGGATCGATGGATACGCAGAATCGAGAAAATACAGGGGCTGACAGTGCCTGTCTCTCCCTTAATATTACAGGGCACTCATGACAAGACCATTGATGCTACCCATAACATTGCGGTACTGAAGCGTTTGTATAAAGGGGCCACGGTTCTTTATCTGGAACAAGCCCGTCACCACCTCCCTAATGAGCTTGAAGCTACACGCACTGAGTATATGGAGTGGCTTTCATCATTTTTATAAGGAATTAGGGAAGAGGAAAGAAAGGTCATCCCCAAAAGCCGAACAATATTCCGACTTTTGGGTGTTTCAATCATTACATGAGTCCGGCTAGCAGGTTTTTCAGCATCATAATAATAATGACGATCACCATGAGGGAAAGATCCAGCCCGCCAATGGGAGGAATCACTTTTCTTACCCGGCTGGATAGCGGTTCTGTAATCTGGTGAAGCAACATTAATCCCGGATTATAGCTGCCCTGGGCAATCCAGCTGGCAATGGCAATAATAATCAGGCTGAACATATAAATATCAAGGATGTGTTCTGCCAGCTTGATGAGGCTAGTGATCAAAATGGTTGGAAAAGGAATGGCTGTAGGGGCAATACCCTTCATAGTTACCAACAGATACAGTAGCGCGATCTGTAGTGCCAGTGCCAACACGAGTGAAGCGGCATCAATACCTCCAAACCCCGGAATCACTTTACGAATAGGATTTAACAAAGGTGCTGTCACTTTTACTATGGCCTGGGAGATTGGGTTGTAAAAATCAGCCCGGACGATTTGTAGTAAAAAACGCAGCAATACGGCCATGATATACAACCCGCCAAGGGTCTGTATCAGGAAGCTAAAACTGGATGACAGTGCAGACATAATACCCCTCTAATTAATGAAATATCCGGGCTAGTGAATTCCAATAGATTACTACTTGCCCAGCTCCACAGCCATTGCTTTCGCACGTTGCACGGCTGCATCCATAGCTTCTTTAACCAGGCCATCGAGCCCCCCCTCCTGAAAAGTTCGAACGGCTTGTTCTGTGGTGCCGCCAGGGGAACAGACGCGCCTGCGTAGCTCTGCAACATCCAGGTTAGCCTCAGAGGCCATTTTGGCGGCTCCCAGGGCTGTCTGTAACGTCAGCCGTTCTGCCACTTCAGGGGCCAGGCCAAGCTGTGATCCCATTGCTTTCATAGTCTCCATAAACAGAAAGTAGTAAGCGGGTCCGCTACCGGAAACGGCGATCACGGCATCAATGAGCGCTTCCTCATCAACCCACTCACTTATGCCTACGGCATTGAATATGGATTCCACCTCAGCCTTTTGTCTATCAGACACCTTGTTATTGGCAAATAGCCCGGTGGCACCAAAACCCAGCAGAGAAGGCGTATTAGGCATACTTCTGACAATAGCCAGGGAGTCGTCTCCCCAGCTTTCAAGACAGCTCATGGAGATTCCTGCCGCTACAGAGATCAGCAGCGGCTGTGTTTCTGCCAGAATCGGAGTAAGGTGGGTTAAAACCGGTTTTACCAGGGCTGGCTTGACACATACGCAGACAATATCTGCATGACAGGCATCTGAATTATGCCCGGATGTCCTGATGCCAAACCGATTGCCAACCTCTTGCCGGGTGGATTCTGATGGTGCTGTGGCTATGATACGGTCTGGGCACCATCCCTGGTTAATCAAGCCCCCTATAATGGACTGGGCCATGTTTCCTGCGCCAATGAAACCAATGGTTTTTGACGGTGTTGTCATATGAACCTCTCAGATTACAAATAGTTCCGGGCACCAAATAGGGCTGTGCCAATCCGGACCATGGTAGCCCCTTCATAAATAGCCGCCTCCAGGTCGCCGGTCATCCCCATGGACAGTGTGTCCATTTGCAGGTCAGATTCCTGGTTTAACTGTCTGAATGCAGTGGCAAGGGTATGAAAAGGCGCTCTCTGTTTTGATGGATCAGTCTCCGGAGCTGGAATTGCCATTAGACCCCGAAGTTTCAGTGCGGGCAGGCTAGCTATTTCCCTGGCAAGATCTGGCAATTCTGCCAGTGTAATACCCGATTTACTGGCTTCACCACTAATATTAACCTGCAGGCAAA encodes:
- a CDS encoding phosphoglycerate kinase gives rise to the protein MNVLKMTDLDLSGKRVLIREDLNVPVKDGKVTSDARILASLPTIKLALEAGARVMATSHLGRPTEGEYDEQFSLKPVADYISDLLGKEVRLVKDWVDGGFEVAEGELVILENVRFNKGEKKDNEALSCKMAALCDVYVMDAFGTAHRAQASTHGVGKFAAVACSGPLLSGELDALGKALGEPARPMTAIVGGSKVSTKLTVLESLSEICDQLIVGGGIANTFLAAAGKNVGKSLYEQDLIPQAKALMEKVNVPMPVDVICGKKFDENEPAVIKTVDEVCDDDMIFDVGPETQKLFAEVLKSAKTILWNGPVGVFEFDQFGEGTKSLAMAIAESSAFSIAGGGDTLAAIDKYGIKEKVSYISTGGGAFLEFVEGKTLPAVAMLKEAAAK
- a CDS encoding alpha/beta hydrolase, which produces MDIKATKESMPALDFSGRSMLPEHQAYNHYYGLGLETQIPGISHQFGYIDSGHYRLACHSYQPAKPKGTFFLLHGYYDHTGLFRHIIRYFLEQNYCVFVYDLPGHGLSSGPSATIPDFSIYSLLLENILNYCESNLPKPWNVYGQSTGCAIITDYLVNHSRQLNPPKFKQVVLSAPLVRPYLWNLGRVQLYLTRPFLKQIPRKFTDNCRDQSFLAFAREDPLAPRILPVEWVNAMDRWIRRIEKIQGLTVPVSPLILQGTHDKTIDATHNIAVLKRLYKGATVLYLEQARHHLPNELEATRTEYMEWLSSFL
- the proC gene encoding pyrroline-5-carboxylate reductase; the protein is MTTPSKTIGFIGAGNMAQSIIGGLINQGWCPDRIIATAPSESTRQEVGNRFGIRTSGHNSDACHADIVCVCVKPALVKPVLTHLTPILAETQPLLISVAAGISMSCLESWGDDSLAIVRSMPNTPSLLGFGATGLFANNKVSDRQKAEVESIFNAVGISEWVDEEALIDAVIAVSGSGPAYYFLFMETMKAMGSQLGLAPEVAERLTLQTALGAAKMASEANLDVAELRRRVCSPGGTTEQAVRTFQEGGLDGLVKEAMDAAVQRAKAMAVELGK
- a CDS encoding YggT family protein, which codes for MSALSSSFSFLIQTLGGLYIMAVLLRFLLQIVRADFYNPISQAIVKVTAPLLNPIRKVIPGFGGIDAASLVLALALQIALLYLLVTMKGIAPTAIPFPTILITSLIKLAEHILDIYMFSLIIIAIASWIAQGSYNPGLMLLHQITEPLSSRVRKVIPPIGGLDLSLMVIVIIIMMLKNLLAGLM